In a genomic window of Sphingomonas lutea:
- a CDS encoding leucyl aminopeptidase, with amino-acid sequence MQIRFADRRPDGDFALVLPAAGADADNIGRFGGGLKEALGRQRFDGEGAASAEHFVDGRRVVVLGTGKRGKSAEVAEKIGGNAVAKLLTSGESHAVIDLGGCDFDADGAARVALGAALRAWRHDRYRTKLKVKQKPSLAEVTIVGGGAGAEERYVNRWAPVAEGVALTRELVTEPANIIYPESFVDRVRDALKGSGVDVEVLDRSAMEKLGMGALLGVAQGSVREARMLVLRWKGGGDTAATAFVGKGVTFDTGGISIKPAAGMEAMKWDMGGAGAVAGAMKAIGLRKAKANIVGICGLVENMPSGNAQRPGDVVTTMSGQTVEVINTDAEGRLVLADAVTYVQREFQPATIIDLATLTGAILVSLGYEWAGLFSNSDDLAAKLIKVGDSSGDKLWRMPMADSFDRLIDSPIADMKNVGPREGGSITAAQFIQRFVDDGVKWAHVDMAGKAWSEKANHLHDKGATGFGVRLLDQYVEDVLEA; translated from the coding sequence ATGCAGATCCGCTTTGCCGATCGTCGGCCCGATGGTGACTTCGCTCTCGTTCTCCCCGCAGCCGGGGCCGACGCGGACAACATCGGCCGGTTCGGCGGCGGGCTGAAGGAAGCGCTTGGCCGGCAGCGGTTCGATGGCGAAGGCGCCGCAAGCGCCGAGCATTTCGTCGACGGTCGCCGCGTCGTGGTTCTCGGTACGGGCAAGCGCGGCAAGTCCGCCGAAGTCGCGGAAAAAATTGGCGGCAACGCGGTCGCCAAGCTTCTGACGTCGGGCGAAAGCCACGCGGTGATCGACCTTGGCGGATGCGACTTCGACGCCGATGGCGCGGCGCGCGTCGCGCTCGGTGCGGCCCTTCGGGCATGGCGGCACGATCGCTACCGCACCAAGCTCAAGGTCAAGCAGAAGCCGTCGCTGGCCGAAGTTACGATCGTGGGCGGCGGGGCCGGCGCGGAAGAGCGCTATGTGAACCGCTGGGCGCCGGTGGCCGAGGGCGTCGCACTGACACGCGAGCTGGTGACCGAGCCCGCCAACATCATCTACCCGGAAAGCTTCGTCGACCGGGTCCGCGACGCGCTCAAGGGGTCGGGCGTGGACGTCGAAGTCCTCGACCGCTCGGCGATGGAAAAGCTGGGCATGGGCGCGCTTCTGGGCGTCGCGCAAGGATCGGTGCGGGAAGCGCGGATGCTCGTGCTGCGCTGGAAGGGCGGCGGCGATACTGCCGCGACGGCGTTCGTCGGCAAGGGCGTGACGTTCGATACCGGCGGCATCTCGATCAAGCCCGCGGCCGGCATGGAAGCGATGAAGTGGGACATGGGCGGCGCCGGCGCGGTCGCCGGGGCGATGAAGGCGATCGGCCTGCGCAAGGCCAAGGCGAACATCGTCGGCATCTGCGGCCTGGTCGAGAACATGCCGTCGGGCAATGCGCAGCGGCCGGGGGATGTCGTCACGACGATGTCGGGCCAGACGGTCGAAGTGATCAACACCGACGCCGAAGGCCGGCTCGTCCTGGCCGACGCCGTCACTTACGTGCAGCGGGAATTTCAGCCGGCGACGATCATCGACCTGGCGACGCTAACCGGCGCTATCCTCGTCAGCCTTGGCTACGAATGGGCGGGCCTGTTTTCGAACAGCGACGACCTCGCCGCGAAGCTGATCAAGGTGGGGGATTCGAGCGGCGACAAATTGTGGCGCATGCCGATGGCGGACAGCTTCGACCGGCTGATCGATTCGCCCATCGCCGACATGAAGAATGTCGGTCCGCGCGAGGGCGGTTCGATCACTGCTGCGCAGTTCATCCAGCGCTTCGTCGACGATGGCGTGAAGTGGGCGCACGTCGACATGGCCGGCAAGGCTTGGTCGGAGAAGGCCAACCACCTCCATGACAAGGGCGCGACGGGCTTTGGCGTGCGGCTTCTCGACCAATATGTCGAGGACGTGCTCGAAGCCTGA
- a CDS encoding peptidylprolyl isomerase, protein MFGTSMPSVVKATALVNGDIITQTDVDQRLALLAMTQDGPIPADEIDRLRQQVLRNLIDETLQIQAAKAEKIEIKTSDIDRTIARVAGNVKQTPEQLAAYLETRGASIKSLRRQVEGELAWARLQRAKIESGVSVGDEEVKAVIDRLNASKGSEEYRVGEIFLSATPANQDAALTNANRILEQLRGGASFAGYARQFSEASTAAVGGDLGWVRPEQLPGPLAAVLRQMRPGSVSNPIAVPGGVSIIAVQDSRKILTADPRDAVLSLKQVTISFPAGTTRQQAEPIVARFTQATRSVGGCGGAEKVAADFKGEVVQSDQVKMRDLPPALQQMMAPMQVGQTTQPFGSIEEGVRVLVICGRDEAGPAEPSFDAISNQMVEERINLRARRYLRDLRRDAVIEFR, encoded by the coding sequence ATGTTCGGGACGTCCATGCCGTCGGTGGTCAAGGCCACCGCGCTCGTCAATGGCGACATCATTACCCAAACCGACGTCGATCAGCGTCTTGCGCTGCTGGCGATGACCCAAGACGGCCCCATCCCGGCGGACGAGATCGACCGCCTGCGTCAGCAGGTGCTGCGCAACCTCATCGATGAGACCCTCCAGATCCAGGCGGCCAAGGCCGAGAAGATCGAAATCAAGACCTCCGATATCGACCGAACGATCGCGCGCGTTGCCGGCAACGTGAAGCAGACGCCGGAGCAACTGGCCGCTTATCTTGAAACGCGCGGCGCTTCGATCAAGTCGCTGCGCCGCCAGGTCGAGGGCGAGCTGGCTTGGGCGCGATTGCAGCGCGCCAAGATCGAAAGCGGTGTCAGCGTCGGCGACGAGGAAGTGAAGGCGGTCATCGACCGTCTGAATGCCTCCAAGGGCTCCGAAGAATATCGGGTTGGAGAGATTTTTCTTTCCGCGACGCCCGCAAACCAGGATGCCGCGCTGACCAACGCCAATCGCATTCTCGAACAGCTTCGCGGCGGCGCATCGTTCGCCGGCTACGCCCGCCAGTTCTCGGAAGCGTCGACTGCGGCGGTGGGCGGCGACCTGGGCTGGGTACGGCCCGAACAACTTCCGGGCCCGCTTGCCGCGGTGCTTCGGCAGATGCGGCCAGGATCGGTCAGCAATCCGATCGCAGTTCCGGGCGGCGTGTCGATCATCGCCGTACAGGATTCGCGCAAGATCCTGACCGCCGATCCGCGCGATGCCGTGCTTAGCCTCAAGCAGGTGACGATCAGCTTCCCAGCGGGCACGACGCGCCAGCAGGCGGAACCGATCGTCGCGCGCTTCACCCAGGCGACGCGAAGCGTAGGCGGTTGTGGCGGGGCCGAGAAGGTCGCGGCCGATTTCAAGGGCGAGGTGGTGCAGAGCGACCAGGTCAAAATGCGCGATCTTCCCCCTGCACTCCAGCAGATGATGGCGCCGATGCAGGTGGGCCAGACCACCCAGCCCTTCGGCTCGATCGAGGAAGGCGTCCGAGTCCTGGTCATTTGCGGCCGTGACGAGGCTGGCCCTGCCGAGCCTTCCTTCGACGCAATCTCGAATCAGATGGTGGAAGAGCGGATCAACCTTCGCGCCCGACGCTATCTTCGCGATCTTCGCCGCGATGCGGTGATTGAATTTCGCTAG
- a CDS encoding LPS-assembly protein LptD, giving the protein MRKSIAWWMGLPMLAVVPATVHAQEAPTVAQAADPAAEVVEFTADEVSYEGDAETITASGAVRMSRDGNYLAADRVTWNRQTGEVRAIGNVVVLTPEGIA; this is encoded by the coding sequence TTGCGCAAATCGATTGCCTGGTGGATGGGCCTGCCGATGCTTGCGGTCGTGCCCGCGACTGTGCACGCGCAGGAAGCGCCGACTGTCGCGCAGGCCGCGGACCCCGCCGCCGAAGTGGTCGAATTCACCGCCGACGAGGTAAGTTACGAAGGCGATGCGGAGACGATCACCGCCAGCGGCGCGGTGCGCATGTCGCGCGACGGCAATTATCTTGCCGCCGATCGGGTCACCTGGAACCGCCAGACGGGCGAGGTTCGCGCCATTGGCAACGTCGTGGTGCTGACCCCAGAGGGGATCGCCTGA
- a CDS encoding DNA polymerase III subunit chi has translation MLVDFYQLGATPPEQVIASIAEKLLTQDGRLIIVAEDEGTLSRLDRLLWDQGAASFLPHGIAGGADDARQPILLTTTPDAPNLARNILIADGQWREASLAYDRVFYLFDDATLEGARLAWKLLSGREGVERRYWANESGKWVKKG, from the coding sequence ATGCTTGTCGACTTCTATCAGCTGGGCGCCACGCCGCCCGAGCAGGTGATCGCGAGCATCGCCGAGAAGCTGCTGACGCAGGACGGCCGCCTGATCATCGTCGCCGAGGACGAAGGGACGTTGTCGCGCCTCGACCGCCTGTTGTGGGACCAGGGCGCGGCAAGCTTCCTGCCGCACGGCATCGCCGGGGGCGCGGATGATGCGCGCCAGCCGATCCTGCTGACGACGACCCCGGACGCGCCCAACCTTGCGCGCAACATTCTCATCGCGGACGGGCAGTGGCGCGAGGCGTCGCTTGCGTATGACCGTGTCTTCTATCTGTTCGACGATGCAACGCTCGAAGGTGCGCGGCTGGCGTGGAAACTGCTTTCCGGACGCGAGGGCGTGGAGCGCCGCTATTGGGCCAATGAAAGCGGCAAATGGGTGAAGAAGGGCTGA
- a CDS encoding LPS-assembly protein LptD — MLIVLESGGRIAAARGNRRNGVTTLENAIYSPCPVTSATGCPKKPSWSITAARVTQDPATRTVRFAGGRLQLFGIDLPLLPIFAISSGDGSAGGWLMPDISLSTKKGLEMAVPYHWKIAPNRDLTITPHLYTGVWPALEGKYRELNRIGAFQLGGFLTYGTIESADFAATDDEGRGLRAYFEANGRAQLDPVWSITGSLRAASDKTVTRRYDLTRDDRLRNVINAERISPNAYVSIAGWAFQGLRPEDEQKQIPIALPAIDARFRLDDPLLDGRIELQANSLSILRIDGQDTQRAFASARWDLRRLTRWGHELLLTGYARGDVYHTDESASTAVPVYRGTDGWHTRGIGALAADARWPLVGPAFGGIQRLTPRMQVVLTPPTQNLDIPNEDARSIDLEDSNLFALNRFPGYDRWEDGSRVTYGAEWALDRPNLSIVTNIGQSYRITRRQIFPEGTGLTDRISDIVGRTRVRYGRLIDLTHRFRLDKDNLGIRRNELDLTVGTDQTYAQIGYLRLDRNIDPLIEDLRDKEELRLAGRILFQRYWSIFGATVLDLTGEEEDPLTLSDGFTPIRHRLGIAYEDECLELGLSWRRDYERFGTFRKGSTFGLRLALKGFGR, encoded by the coding sequence TTGCTGATCGTCCTCGAAAGCGGCGGCCGTATCGCCGCGGCGCGGGGCAACCGCCGCAACGGGGTCACCACGCTCGAGAACGCCATTTATTCGCCCTGCCCGGTAACCAGCGCTACCGGCTGTCCCAAGAAGCCTAGCTGGTCGATCACCGCCGCGCGCGTCACTCAGGACCCGGCGACCCGGACGGTGCGCTTCGCCGGGGGGCGCCTGCAATTATTCGGGATCGATCTGCCGCTCCTGCCGATCTTTGCGATCAGCAGCGGCGACGGCAGCGCTGGCGGCTGGCTGATGCCCGACATCAGCCTGTCGACCAAGAAGGGGCTGGAGATGGCGGTCCCCTATCATTGGAAGATCGCGCCTAACCGCGACCTCACGATCACCCCGCACCTGTACACCGGCGTGTGGCCCGCGCTGGAGGGCAAATATCGCGAGCTCAACCGCATCGGCGCGTTTCAGCTCGGCGGTTTCCTGACCTACGGAACGATCGAAAGCGCCGACTTCGCAGCGACCGACGATGAAGGCCGCGGGCTGCGCGCTTATTTCGAGGCCAACGGCCGGGCGCAGCTCGATCCGGTGTGGAGCATCACAGGCTCGCTCCGCGCGGCGAGCGACAAGACCGTCACCCGCCGCTACGACCTTACCCGCGACGACCGGCTGCGCAACGTCATCAATGCCGAACGGATCAGCCCCAATGCCTATGTCAGCATCGCCGGCTGGGCGTTCCAGGGGCTTCGTCCGGAAGACGAGCAAAAGCAGATCCCGATCGCGCTTCCGGCGATCGATGCGCGCTTCCGCCTCGACGATCCGCTGCTCGACGGACGCATCGAGCTGCAGGCGAACAGCCTGTCGATCCTGCGCATCGACGGCCAGGACACGCAGCGCGCCTTTGCCAGTGCCCGCTGGGACCTGCGCCGGCTGACCCGCTGGGGCCACGAGCTGCTGCTCACCGGCTACGCGCGCGGCGACGTCTATCATACCGACGAAAGCGCAAGTACCGCGGTGCCCGTCTATCGCGGAACCGACGGATGGCACACGCGCGGCATCGGGGCGCTGGCGGCGGACGCGCGCTGGCCGCTGGTCGGGCCGGCGTTCGGCGGAATCCAGCGCCTGACCCCACGGATGCAGGTGGTGCTGACCCCACCGACGCAGAACCTCGACATTCCAAACGAGGACGCGCGCTCGATCGACCTTGAGGACAGCAACCTGTTCGCGCTCAACCGTTTCCCCGGCTACGACCGGTGGGAAGACGGTTCGCGAGTCACCTACGGCGCCGAATGGGCGCTGGATCGTCCCAACCTATCGATCGTGACCAACATCGGGCAGAGCTATCGCATCACGCGGCGCCAGATTTTTCCGGAAGGCACGGGCCTTACCGACCGTATTTCAGATATCGTGGGAAGAACGCGGGTACGCTACGGCCGCCTTATCGACCTCACACATCGGTTCCGCCTCGACAAGGATAATCTCGGCATCCGGCGCAACGAGCTCGACCTGACAGTCGGCACCGACCAGACCTACGCCCAGATCGGCTATCTGCGCCTTGACCGGAACATCGATCCGCTGATCGAAGACCTGCGCGACAAGGAGGAATTGCGCCTTGCCGGGCGGATCCTGTTCCAGCGCTACTGGTCGATCTTCGGCGCGACGGTGCTCGACCTCACCGGGGAGGAAGAGGATCCGCTCACCCTGTCCGACGGCTTCACCCCGATCCGCCACCGCCTGGGCATCGCCTATGAAGACGAATGCCTGGAGCTTGGCCTGTCGTGGCGCCGCGATTATGAGCGGTTCGGGACGTTCCGAAAGGGCAGCACCTTCGGGCTTCGTTTGGCCCTCAAGGGCTTCGGTCGCTAA